CGTGTCAGTATGATCTTGAAGAGAATCAAGGCAAGTTCTggagaaacaaatccatgaaagaatatcacacatgaaagaaaatagtgagactgatatggatgtgtcagtctaaaggctcaaaatctcaccggcttttgtctaccaaatttagtcacaaccatctcaaggaaaataatcaaactaaataattcTAAGTCGAAAGATTACTATTCaatcatgttatgaattttCCAAGCTTAATTGAATCTTGCCCATGCCATacacaaccaaaaattattgaaaaccaaaaaaacaaaaagcaaaatttttattattattattattattattattattattattattattattattattattatttaaaaaaaaaaaaacaaattaaaacacaacctaaataccttcccccacacttaaaactaacattgtccccaatgtaggtgaaatgcaaagaaaagacaaaaataacaaaaatataaatatgagaataagaaaacaaactccccttgggttgcctcccaagcaGCGCCTTTGTTTATTGTCGTTGGCTCGACTCAAGTCTTTCTTCAATCAGTACAAATTGGATCTTCAAGGTCCAATTTCACCAAATTCTCTACTTGGAAACCTTCATAGAAAGTCTTAAGTCTATGACCATTCACCTTAATCACTTTGGAAGTtgctaaattttgaatttcaactgCACCATGAGGAAAAACATTAGTAACAACAAAAGGTCCAATCCAACGAGAATGCAACTTACCCGGAAACAAACGAAGCTGTGATTGGCACagaaggactttttgaccaattttaaaCTCCTTCCTAAAGATCATCTTGTCTTGAAAAGCCTTCGTCTTCAAATCAGGAGCGGCTTGCAAAACAGAGGGTAAAGGCCTCTCGTTATAATTTGGTAACGCAACATTACTTGACTGTTGTAACTTCGGAAAATCATTCAGCACTGCAACAGTTTCCTGCAAATCAGTACTCGAGGCTaactcttcattctttttctcaAGATGTTTACTAATGGCAACTTCCAATTCATCTTTTTcatcaagttcaaaaacttcCTGTGCTAAAGGATCAATCACATCAACAGAATAAACATGATTATCATCATCAGGATATTTCATGGCATCACAAATACTAAACTTAACAATTTTACTATCAAATTCCATGGTAATTGTGCCACTATTAACATCTATCTTGGCTTTGGATGTCTTCAAGAATGGTCTTCCTAACAAAATAGGAGCAGTTTGATCaccattttccatatcaagcacatAGAAATCAGCAGGAAAAACCAAATCATTGATTTGCACAAGAACATCCTCAACTACACCCTTAGGATAGGCAATAGATCTATCAGCCAATTGAATCACAACACCAGTTTTAAGCAAAGGCCCAAGTTTCAAAGAAGCATATATAGAATATGGCATTACATTGATGGAAGCTCCTAAATCTGCCATGGCCTTCTCAAATCTCATGTTACCTATCGTACAAGGGATAGTAAACATACCTGGATCTTTGCACTTCGCAGggagttttctttgaataactGCAGAAACATTCTCCCCCACTCTCACCTTCTCatatcttttatgtttttgttcccTCTTATGTGTACACAGTGCTTTCAGGAATTTAGCATAACGAGGAACTTGTTTAATAGCATCTAAAAGTGGAATATTTACCTCGCATCTACGAAAAGTCTCATATAAATCTGAATTTCGCTCATATTTTCTAGATTCTGTTAAAGCCTGAGGAAAAGGAGGTACTGGTTTATAATCAGAAAGAGGTGGAAACTTACGCTTAGGTACGTCATCGTCATTGGGAAAATCCCCGTCTGCAACGacgtttttctccttttcttgctcTGACGATGCAGGGGCTGCCTTTACTGGAATCTCAACCTCTTTACCACTTCTCAAAACGATTGCACTTACATTCTCTCTTGGATTTATTACCGTTTGAGAGGGTAATTTCCCCGAACTTTGCGCCTCTAGCTTATTAATTGCGGTCGCCATCTGGCCCATCTGATTTTCCAAACTTTGAATACTGGCCCTCG
The sequence above is drawn from the Alnus glutinosa chromosome 11, dhAlnGlut1.1, whole genome shotgun sequence genome and encodes:
- the LOC133881339 gene encoding uncharacterized protein LOC133881339, translated to MTVTRSSNQSDFQYDPEIERTLCRLRREARRNSEENDLALDFLFASDSNLKEEEIMAGNRTLKELAAPDLNQQPLCITFPTLDATTTFELKSGIIHLLPTFHGLTGEDPHKHLKELHVVCTSMKPTGVTEEQIKLRAFPFSLKDSAKDWLYYLPSGSITTWNEMKRLFLEKYFPASRVSNIRKEICGVRQHNGESLHEYWERFKKLCASCPHHQISEQLLIQYFYEGLLPIDRNMIDAASGGALVDKTPEAARNLIANMAANSQQFGTRLDLPSKHVNEVNISSLEQQIASLTSLVRQMAVGNMQTAKACGICSIVGHPTNMCPTLQEEPIEQVNATGGFPGQQQRKYDPYSSTYNPGWRDHPNLSYGSPQVNQHATQNHPSYQQYKKPYPPRQQPGQISNSGMSLDDIVKSLATNTLQFQQETRASIQSLENQMGQMATAINKLEAQSSGKLPSQTVINPRENVSAIVLRSEQEKEKNVVADGDFPNDDDVPKRKFPPLSDYKPVPPFPQALTESRKYERNSDLYETFRRCEVNIPLLDAIKQVPRYAKFLKALCTHKREQKHKRYEKVRVGENVSAVIQRKLPAKCKDPGMFTIPCTIGNMRFEKAMADLGASINVMPYSIYASLKLGPLLKTGVVIQLADRSIAYPKGVVEDVLVQINDLVFPADFYVLDMENGDQTAPILLGRPFLKTSKAKIDVNSGTITMEFDSKIVKFSICDAMKYPDDDNHVYSVDVIDPLAQEVFELDEKDELEVAISKHLEKKNEELASSTDLQETVAVLNDFPKLQQSSNVALPNYNERPLPSVLQAAPDLKTKAFQDKMIFRKEFKIGQKVLLCQSQLRLFPGKLHSRWIGPFVVTNVFPHGAVEIQNLATSKVIKVNGHRLKTFYEGFQVENLVKLDLEDPICTD